The Euphorbia lathyris chromosome 2, ddEupLath1.1, whole genome shotgun sequence genome includes a window with the following:
- the LOC136218860 gene encoding uncharacterized protein — protein sequence MDSSSGFLLICVLHSLIALTCGALMMFYSNEVSVFGHGIEVATKLKGSTPHDQLLIQTSDSFSGLLLFGIGLLLFMVALIKDRDFQVFFAKGCVVLHVLMAIWRVYFERKLEHLAHDLPRLVVGDVALALSWVFFLVYSWRDKYD from the coding sequence ATGGATTCATCATCTGGGTTCTTATTGATATGTGTTCTACATTCTTTGATAGCTCTAACATGTGGAGCTCTAATGATGTTTTACAGTAATGAGGTTAGTGTTTTTGGCCATGGAATTGAAGTAGCTACGAAGTTAAAAGGATCAACACCTCATGACCAATTGTTGATTCAAACTTCTGATTCGTTTTCTGGGTTGCTCTTGTTTGGAATTGGTTTGTTGCTGTTTATGGTAGCATTGATTAAGGATAGAGATTTCCAGGTATTCTTTGCTAAAGGATGTGTTGTTCTTCATGTTTTAATGGCAATTTGGAGAGTCTACTTTGAGAGGAAACTTGAACATCTTGCTCATGATTTGCCTAGGCTTGTTGTAGGTGATGTTGCTTTGGCTCTTTCTTGggttttctttcttgtttattcTTGGAGAGACAAGTATGATTGA